The Tamandua tetradactyla isolate mTamTet1 chromosome 23, mTamTet1.pri, whole genome shotgun sequence genomic interval tgggatatatcagggcatcatactactgtggacaaactaacaaaatctcatactctattcaagattccacgagGGGGTGCgacagtagttcagtggtagaattctcgtctgccacgtgggagacccgggttcaattccagcccagcccatgcactcccccccccccaaaagcaagcaaacaaacaagaaaccaaacaaacaaagcttcaacaaatggtgctgcaataacgggatactcacaaggaaaaagaatgaaatgtgacccccgccatacagcatacaaaaaaaaaaaaaaaaagattccatgtactcatCTTGTTCAATTTGActcaccatacaagttaaattagggcatgcactatccaaaatataaattttgcatcaaacaATCATctcttgctttggtctcacacagaagttgaagttttaaaatacggaccatatcatcctttacccaggcAGGGCTGATTTGATTTTCTCTGCTTGCAGCCAAGGAAGTGGCAAGGACACCTGAAAGGTTAAGCCAGTTGTCCTATACCTCCCAGTTAGTCAGGGCAAAAGGGAGGGATTAGTACCCATGAGTCTAGACTCCTAGTCCAGTGCTCATCCCATCTGTCGCACCTGCTGGTGCAAGGCTTAATCAGTTATcaactgctgcataacaaaccaccccaaaccatagtggcttaaaacaaccatcAGAGCCCCTGCCTTGGCATCGGTGGCTCCCTGGGCAGGAAGTCCCTGTACAGTGGTCAACTCTCCTGCTGGCACCAGAGCAGCGGCTGCTGCAGCCCCCTATCAGCAGGTGCTTTCGTAGGAGAAGCCTTCAGGAGAGCTGCCTTTTGAAGCTTCTTGGCTTCAGGCTTAATTATTctgttcctcattttcttttccttcatgacTTTTATAACAGTCAAAGTCTGTCATCTTTTGGCTTTCCTTTCAGACTTCACTCTTCTTGGCCCCTCTTGGGGCTGCCCATTTAGTATCATCTCTGCCTTCTGCCAGGCTTGTGGGACATACTTCTGGCTGCCTGGGTAGGGTCTGGAGGGCGAAGTCTGAGAGCTGCATGCATTTGAAAGGCATGGCTTATCTTCTGACTTGAGTGCAAGGTCCAGTGACCAAAGCCCTTTCTGATCTATGACACCAACAATTACAACGAGCTTCCTGCCATGAGGCCCAGACGCCATCCAGTCAACCTCCACGAAGCACCTGATACCACGTCGGTAAGACAGCCCACCCGACAGCACGCCCCAAGacccccactctttttttttttttaacttttttttattgtgaaacatatcatatattcaaaaaagtgatacatttcaaaagacatcgtaacaagtagctatagaccagatttcagagtttggtaggggttacagttccacagtttcaggttttaccttctcgctgctccaagacgctggagattgaatgaaatatcaatataatgattcggcaatcatacTCGTCTGTTAAACCCGATCTcctctgttatagctcctccttctcctttgatccttctcccaatctttaggggtattttgggctatgtccatttaactctttcatgttggaaaggggtgtcgataatatgggataaggagatggaactagctgacattcttggagaggctggcccctctgggtttcaggacttatctggcctaggaaccctctggaggttgtaggtttctggaatttAATCTTACTGGGTGAAAGTTTTGTACCCTCTCAGATAAatctctaggtgttctttagggttggcagcaatggttttggttggggcggGACAAAGCCTGGTCATCAGCAATATCTACCCGAAGCtagtgtaagagtagcctctcgactctgtttgaactctctcagccactgatgtcttattttgttacattccttttcctcctttttggtcaggatggcattgtcgatgccagagtgccagggccaggctcatccctgggagtcatgtcccacgtggccagggggaggctttcacccctgggtaAGACCCTCCTCCCCTTAATGAGTTCACAACTTGGGAGGGAAAATGGAGTCATCTATAAGCAACCAGCATGAACAATCAGAATAATGTGGTTCAAAAATTCTCATGTTCATAGAGGTGACGGTAtgactctgtgaatatactaaaaactgtTGAGCCGTAAGCACAGTTTAAACGGGGGAATGGCACGGTGTGTGAATTGTACCTCCATAAAGCTGCTATGTAATAATATATCTAAGTGTTAAGGGGCCTGGTGCAGATTCTGTGCAATGCACTAGAGCGGCTGGACATTGCTTCATGGGGGAGTTGAGGTGCGGCTCTGGAAGCTTGGCTCACATTTGGAGAGTGGAAAACTAGGGTCgtggagaggagggagggcaAGGCCCAGGAGAACGGGGAGCAGGGATGGCGTGACAGGAGTGTGGCAAGGGGAAAAGCTCcccttccagaattttccctcccTGCCCAGCCCTTCCTAGGAGGCACACGGACTCAGTTCGACTGTCAGTGTCTCTCTCCAACAGATTCACTAACAGGAGAGGCCAGAAAGTCTGCGTACATCGAAGGAAAAATGGATGCAAAGATGCATTTCTTTACTGAGAACCCAGCCACGGAGACCCTGCCAGACTTTCAGCCCAAGCCCACCTGCACCCACCCTCGGTCCCACTGCCCCGGCAGAGCCTGAGAACCAGCATTTACAGGAGGCCCTGTGGCCTGGTGGGGAGGAGAGGGCATTTTCCACCAGTATTCTTCAATAAAGTTTTTTATAAAGATTGGGCTTGGTAATAGACATTCTTGGTCAACAAAACCTGAGTTTTCCTCAAGGAAAGAGAGCGAGTTGCCGAGCTAATCCCCCGTGTGGAACTCTGCCTTGTGGTTTTATTGGTCTGTGCATAAAAGCAAGGACAAATTTAACGCATTTTGGGAAAATCCCCGTCAAATATCTTAATGTTATTTGGAGAAATAAGTTCAAGTTATTTGGAAAGTTAAATTCTGTGAAACACCTCATACACTGccctgtcttttgcccattttctaattagattgtttttactgttgagttttcagagttctttacatattccaGATATGGGTAAAGGCATGTATACGATAAAGGTTTGCAagtatttctctctgtctgtagCATGCATTTTCATCCTTTTAACAGGGTCTTTCGCAGAATAAAAgtgtaattttgatgaagtccagtttaccagtttttatcttttatggaTTTTGTGCTTTGGGAATTATGCCTAAGAACTCTTCACCGAGCCCCAGCTTCCAACAAtgctctcctgtgttttcttctaaatgttctatagttttacatttaaatctatgatgcattttgagttagtttttgtataaggtgtgaagttCAGGTTGAGGTTCATGCAGAGAGCCTTGTCTATGGAGATCCAATTCCTCTacaaccacttgttgaaaagattaCCCTTCCTCCATTGAACTGCATTTACACttctgtcaaaaatcagttggctactTAGAGGTTACCAGAGATGAGGGGAAGGGAGAGTTTTTGTCTGGTGGATGCAGAGTgttcatgcaaaataaaataaaacaaaataaaatgcacgCAGAAGCTCTGAAACATTTATGAAACatggaagaatgaaagaaatgcatATGAGCTAATGAAATTATTAAAGTTTTCAGCATCATACATGAAATATAGCAAAGCACTTAAAAAGAAGTAGCTGCCCCCCACCAAATAAAGACAAAACCATACACCATGTGAGATGGTGAAGAATGCTAGGAAGATAATAAAGAAGGATAAAGGGATGGAGAATGATGGTGGTATTTATTAAATTAAGTGGCCAGGAAGTCTTTTCTGATAAGATGGTGATTGATAAATCAAGCTCGGTAAGAATTTGAAGCCTGAATTCAGGAAGCCTCTGGCAAACTCTGCCACTttctgactgtgtgattttgtATGCAGTgactaacttctctgagcttaaTATGTAAAATTCAGAGAGGATGGGGGAAATGCATTGGAAACAATAGTTTTTATTGTGGTTAATGAATGTAATTTCATTGTATTAAGAATTTTatgagaatggccattatcaacaaaacagaaaatgacaagtgctggagaggatgcggtgaaagaggcacacttatccactgttggtgggaatgtcaaagggtgcaaccactgtggaaggcagtttggaggttcctcaaaaagctgaatatagaattgccatacgacccagcaataccattgctgggaatctactcaaaggaattaagggcaaaaactcaaacggacatttgcacaccaatgtttatagcagcgttatttacaattgcaaagagatggaaacagccaaaatgtccatcaatagatgagtggctaaacaaactgtggtatatacatacgatggaatattatgcagctttaagacaggataaaattatgaagcatgtaataacatggatggacctagagaacattatgctgagtgagtctagccaaaaactaaaagacaaatactgtatggtcccaatgatgtgaatcgacattcgagaataaacttggaatatgtcattggtaacagagttcagcaggagttagaaacagggtaagataatgggtaattggagctgatgggatacagactgtgcaacaggactagatacaaaaactcaaaaatggacagcacaataatacctaattgtaaagtaatcatgttaaaacactgaatgaagctgcatccgagctataggtttttgttttgttttgttttgttcttactattattacttttattttttttctctatattaacattctatatctttttctgttgtgttgctagttcttctaaaccgatgcaaatgtactaagaaacgatgatcatgcatctatgtgatgatgttaagaattactgattgcatatgtagaatggtatgatttctaaatgttgggttaatttctttttttacgtcaattaataaaaaaaaaaaagaattttatgtaTGCTACCATAACCTCCCTATTCCCCAAGGAAGAAACATTCCAATTCACTGAACAGGCTCTTGGCATTTGTAATtaggaatggggaaaaaaatcagttggccaaaaTCTGTTGTGTGGATTATTTCTGAGTTCTCTCTTCTGCTTCATTGATCCGTGCATCTATCCCTCTGCCAATACAACAGTCCAATCACTGTAGCTGATTGCTATATTGTCTTGAAATCCTCACACTTTATTCTCCTTTTCCAAAGCTGTTTTAATAATTTGAGTTTCTTTGTCTTCCCATACAAATGTTAGAATAGTTTTGTTTATAGCTACAAAATATCGTGCTGAGACTCGATCACAATTGCAGTAAACCTGCATCTCACACTgaagagaactgacatctttatgATGTTGAGTGGAGAGAACAAGtgcctccatttatttagaccttctttgatttctttcatctgtCTTTTGCAGTTTTCAGCATACAAGCCCTGCAGGTGTTTCGTTAGATTTACacctaagcatttttttttttgagtgattgtaaataataccgtattttaaaattcagttcccatgtgttcattgctagtgtatagaaatccAATTCATTTAAAAGttgttattgagatataattcatacaGCATGAAGTTCTCTGCTTTAAAATGTATGGttaagtgggattttttttagcactattcacagagttgtgcaaccatcatcattATCTGATTCTaaaacatttcatcaccccattagcagtcatttccTATTTTCCCCTCCCCTCAGCCTCTGGCAAGcactaatctactttcagtctgtatcgatttgcttattctaagtatctcatataaatggaattatgcaaCATGCGGTGCTCtgtgtcttctttcacttagcataatgttttcaggatCCATCTATGTTGGAACGTaggagaacttcattcctttcactgtcaaataatattccattgtgtgaatagaccacattttgtctatgcattcatcagttgatggacgtttgagcctgtgctggtttgaaaggatgtatgccccctagaaaagccatgttttaatataaatccatttcataaaggtagaataatccctattcaataccgtatgtctgaaactgtaatcagatcatctccctggatgatgtgatttagtcaagagtggttgttaaactagatgaggtgatgacatgtctccacccatttgggtgggtcttgatttgtttattggggtcctatgaaagaggaaacgttttggagaatgagagattcagagagagcagcaccacaaagcagagagtccacgagccagtgacctttggagataaagaaggaaaacgcctcctggggagcttcatgaaaccagaagccaggagagaaagctagcggatgacgccgtgttcgccatgtgcccttccagctgagagagaaactgactgtgttcaccatgtgcctttccacttaagaaagaaaccctgaacttcatcggccttcttgaaccaaggtatctttccctggatgcctttgattggacatttctatacacttgttttaattgggacattttctcggccttagaactgtaaacgagcaacttattaagttccccttttcaaaagccattctgtttccagtatattgcattctggcagctagcaaactaggacagaacCATTCCcagttttggctattatgaatagtgctgctatgaacatccacaaaatattttttgtgaACGTACGTTTTCAGTTCTCTCAGGTCTGtacctggaagtggaattgctgggtcatatggtaattctagatttaattttttaagtaattaaaaattactgttttctttaaaaaaaagctgttttccacaacagcagctgcaccattttgcattcccaccaacaatgcaccaggattccaatttctctgcatccctgccaagcctattttcttttttttttttcaataataaatcATCTTAGTGGATATTAAGTGGTGTCTCATGGCTGTTTTGATcggcatttccctaatggctaatgatgccgagtgtcttttcatgtgtttattggccttTTGTATATCTTCAGAGAAAAATGCCTCTCAACACTGCTTTAGTTGTGTCTCAGAGATTGTAATATGTTGTAGTTTCACTTTCATTCAGTTCAATGTATTTTTTGAATTTCTCTTGGGACTGCCTCTTTGACCCATTAATCATTTATAAGTCTGTGGGTTCGTTTCCAAGTGTTTGGAGATCTGCCTATTATctttctgatttgattttttgtgtgtgctgtatggtgggcatcacatttcattcttttaccatgtgagtatcccgttattgcagcaccatttgttgaaatttttgtttggttgtttttttttttttttttgcttgttcgtttgttttttgggaaatgcatgagccgggagttgaacctgggtctctctcatgacaggtgagaaatctaccactgaactaccctcgcacccccaatATTGATTTTGAGTTTGAATCCGCTGTGATTGGAGAATGCACTCTATATGGTTtcacttattttatatttgttgaggtttgttttatggcccagcatATGCGATATATCTTGGTTTATGTATGTTACTTGGGCACTTAAAGAGAATGCGTTTTCTGTGGTTGTTGGACAGAGGGCCctataacctttgattagatccTGCTGGTTTATGATACAGCTGGGGTTTATATCCCTGCTGATTTTCTGTATAGTTGTTCTATCAATTGTTCAGACGCGGGAGGATGGTGGAAGTCTCTAACTACAATTGGAGATCTGTCTagttctccttttatttctgtttttgcttcatgtattttgcagcACTGTTGCTTGGGGGCAGATATACAGTTAGGGActgctatgtcttcttggtggattgacacTTTTCTCATTATGTAATGTCGCTTAGTGTCCCTagcaattttctttgctctgaagtctactttAACTAATATTAATACAGCCACTCcggttttcttttggttactatttgtatgCTGTATCTTTTTTCCACCCTCTTATTGTCAGCCTACATATGTCATTATTTTTGAGGTGAGTTTCTAATAGACGACATATAGTGGGatcccattttgtttttaatccatgctaccaatctctgccttttaat includes:
- the CCL26 gene encoding LOW QUALITY PROTEIN: C-C motif chemokine 26 (The sequence of the model RefSeq protein was modified relative to this genomic sequence to represent the inferred CDS: inserted 1 base in 1 codon), yielding MTAEERLAQFWKSARSSDLNRYPFPLGNSESYSFREFRGSDVTRFCRFQYSHNFLLWNWVQTYQFSGSSCPQQAVLFTNRRGQKVCVHXKEKWMQRCISLLRTQPRRPCQTFSPSPPAPTLGPTAPAEPENQHLQEALWPGGEERAFSTSILQ